In Falsibacillus pallidus, the genomic window ACGTTTTGTTTTGTTCAGTTTTCAAAGATCAATTTCGTCTGCTCCATCTCTCAGAGGCGACTTTTCTAATATATCATCTTGTCCTGTTTAAGTCAACAACTTTCTGAAATTCTTTTTTGATTTCGTTAGCTGTTTTATCGGACAAGAAATAATATATCACGATAACTTTGTGTGCGCAATAGTTTTTTTCATTTTTTCAATAAAAAACTAAAACTAGATTATAAATCATATTCTACCACGTTCTATCATAAATTGAATTAACTATTTCTGAAAGGAGTACTTCCTTTGCTGACTAAGATCGCACTATTGATTTGTTTTTTCATGGCACTGTATTTATTTTCTTTCTCTTATATAGAAGGACTTAAGATCGGAAATAGAGGAGAACGGTTCGAGGCAGGCACTTTTCTATTTTTCACGGGCATGGCATTTGTGTTTTCGGGATTGACTTATTTGTTCATATAGAAAAACCAGGCTGCTAGAGCCTGGTTTTCTTATTAATCGCTTCTTATGATGGAGGAGATGCAGGCATCTGTGAACTCGCCATTGATCAGAAACCTTTTTCTTAAGGTTCCTTCATATTGGAATCCATTTTTGTGCAGGACTCTTTTGGAAGCTTCATTTAAAGAATGGTAAACAGCCTCTATCCTATTGAATCCCAACTTATCAAAACCGAAGTTTACGACTTTATTAATGGCTTCCGTCATTAGCCCCTTCCCCCAATGATCAGGATGAAGGTCGTAGCCAATTTCCGCCTTGAAATGCTCCGGCTCCATTTCGTGGTATCCGATTGTTCCAATGAATTCATTCTTCTCTTTCAATATAATGGCCCAGCGGATTTGTTTTTTCAGTTCAAAATTCAGATGGAGCTTTTCTATTAATCGCTCTGCCTCTTCCTCACTTTTAAAAGGGTCTACATCATAAAATTTT contains:
- a CDS encoding GNAT family N-acetyltransferase — encoded protein: MTEMNSIFNSFMEIETPRLKLRKIYREDAPSLFKIFSMDEVTKFYDVDPFKSEEEAERLIEKLHLNFELKKQIRWAIILKEKNEFIGTIGYHEMEPEHFKAEIGYDLHPDHWGKGLMTEAINKVVNFGFDKLGFNRIEAVYHSLNEASKRVLHKNGFQYEGTLRKRFLINGEFTDACISSIIRSD